A DNA window from Enterobacter cloacae subsp. cloacae ATCC 13047 contains the following coding sequences:
- the fadA gene encoding acetyl-CoA C-acyltransferase FadA translates to MEKVVIVDAIRTPMGRSKGGAFRNVRAEDLSAHLMRSLLARNPALDPAALDDIYWGCVQQTLEQGFNIARNASLLAEIPHSVPAVTVNRLCGSSMQALHDAARMIMTGDAQACLVGGVEHMGHVPMSHGVDFHPGMSRNVAKAAGMMGLTAEMLSHLHGISREMQDTFAARSHARAWAATQSGAFKNEIIPTGGHDADGVLKQFSYDEVIRPETTVEALSTLRPAFDPVTGTVTAGTSSALSDGAAAMLVMSESRARELGLTPRARVRSMAVVGCDPSIMGYGPVPASKLALKKAGLTTSDIDVFEMNEAFAAQILPCIKDLGLMEQIDEKINLNGGAIALGHPLGCSGARISTTLINLMERKDAQFGLATMCIGLGQGIATVFERV, encoded by the coding sequence GGCGCGTAATCCGGCGCTGGACCCGGCTGCGCTCGACGATATCTACTGGGGCTGTGTGCAACAGACGCTTGAGCAGGGCTTCAACATCGCCCGCAATGCTTCGCTGCTGGCGGAGATCCCACATTCGGTGCCGGCAGTTACCGTCAACCGTCTGTGCGGCTCCTCAATGCAGGCACTGCATGATGCGGCGCGTATGATCATGACCGGTGACGCGCAGGCCTGCCTGGTCGGCGGCGTGGAGCACATGGGCCATGTGCCAATGAGCCACGGGGTCGATTTCCACCCGGGCATGAGCCGTAACGTGGCGAAAGCCGCAGGAATGATGGGCCTGACCGCTGAAATGCTGTCCCACCTGCACGGAATTAGCCGTGAAATGCAGGATACCTTCGCCGCGCGTTCTCATGCTCGTGCATGGGCCGCCACGCAATCCGGCGCGTTTAAGAATGAGATCATCCCGACCGGCGGCCATGATGCAGATGGCGTTCTGAAGCAGTTCAGCTACGACGAAGTGATCCGCCCGGAAACCACCGTTGAAGCGCTATCCACCCTGCGCCCGGCGTTTGACCCGGTCACCGGTACGGTCACGGCAGGTACCTCGTCGGCGCTGTCTGACGGAGCGGCCGCGATGCTGGTAATGAGCGAAAGCCGCGCCCGCGAGCTGGGGTTAACGCCTCGCGCCCGGGTGCGCTCAATGGCGGTGGTAGGCTGCGATCCTTCTATCATGGGTTACGGCCCGGTTCCGGCCTCGAAGCTGGCGCTGAAGAAAGCGGGATTGACCACCAGTGATATCGACGTGTTCGAGATGAACGAAGCCTTCGCCGCGCAGATCCTGCCGTGCATTAAAGATCTGGGGCTGATGGAGCAGATCGACGAGAAAATTAACCTCAACGGCGGCGCGATCGCCCTCGGTCACCCGCTGGGCTGCTCCGGGGCGCGTATCAGCACAACGCTGATTAACCTGATGGAACGCAAAGACGCGCAGTTTGGTCTGGCAACGATGTGTATTGGGTTGGGTCAGGGTATCGCAACGGTGTTTGAGAGAGTGTAA